From Ammoniphilus oxalaticus:
GGCGGGGCGCTCCGAAAACTGTAAATGCGGTGATGGTGGCAATGCAACAGGACATCATCCCCGTGATATGTTCCATCAGCCAATGCTGATTTAGTTTCGGCTTTCGCAACCAGTAGAGTAGGTGGGTTCCTCCTAAAAACAAGCCGAGTAAAGGAAAATAGGCGAGCAATGGGAAATCGATAATAAAACCGTAGATACTGATGCCGATACCTGCAAGTAATAACAAACTAGGGAACAGTAGGTCCAGTGGGTGCCGATGAGAGACAACGCGTGATTTATATTTCAAAACGCGAATCCCGTACCAGGCAGTGGCTCCGCTTAATATCGCAATAAAGATCAGGAACCAAGCAAAAGCGATGCTTTCCCCACTTTTTTGGGGATCAAACCCAATGCGGTAAATGCCCATATAAAAAGAGCTAATCGACACGACTACCATTGCCCAGACATAAATCCAGCCACTCACTCGGTGAGCAGGCCCTCCTTTTTTGACAACGAGCGGGATCCAGAATACAAACAAGGCTATGAAACCAGCGGCAATGTGCGCCCATCTGGATAGTTGAAAGAGAGGTTCCACGCTGATCCAGCCTCCTTTATAGCGAACGATTTTAAATTTTACGAATAAAAATGTAATCTGGTTTACAATTTTTCAATCGTCTTTTGATATGACTTTCGATCTGATTTTAACTTTTTAACATTTATATTTAGGTTACGAATAGACTCCTCGCTCAATGCCAATTTACCATCTTTTTGATGTTTCTTCCAAGTATTCACGTCTTTTCGATACAATTGCTCTGACAGACGGTAAATATCAATATCCTGCTTTAATGCTTCTTTATAAGTAGATTTGATTTCTTTTTCAACCTTTGCTTCTATTTCTGACTTGATTCTAGCATTTGTTACATTCTCTCCAATCGTACTGACCGTCGCATCTAAATCGACATCAATGACGAACTCCACTTTCCCTTTGCTAACAATAGGCTCCACATTTACCCCTACCTTGTCAATGACCATTGTGAGGTAATTTTCCCCGTCCAATTTGAAGGTTACTTGCCCTCTTTTCGTGTTATTGTTCATCCATTGTAATCCCCGCGCTTTGTCGCTCTCTATGAATCCTTTGAAGCTGTTAGGTGTAACAATCCCGACCCCGGATAAAGCCGTTTGTTGAATGGGTTTTTCGATGGATCTAAAGTTTTCTTCCACTGAAATTAATGGGATCATCGCTTCATGACCGGGTTCATCAAGGGCAATAATTAACTTGCGAATATTTATGGGCTCAATAAATGATTCTTGTTCATATGAGTTTTCAGGATCACCAAGCTTGGACAACGTGATTGCCTTATTAAGGATCGGATTTACGACTAGAATATCTTGCACAGGATCTTTTGTCGTGTAAACCCAAATCTGATAGCGCGTTTCCTTGTAGCGGATAAAACTATCAAGAACGGAACTTAATTTCCCCTTTCTCATTGCTTCTTCAGATACAACTAGGTAAGAAAAATGCCCCCAATAAACTCTTTGATCTGCAGAGTGGTATAATTGGAAAATCGCTTCATCCATTGTATGACCACGAGCATGGCCAACTTCAGCTTGCGCGATTTGGGTAAGGGGTTGTTCTGATTTTGCAACATTGGAAAAATGAATAAATTGAGCATATACTTCATATTTGCCATCCTTAAAATCCACACCTATACCATTGATATAAAACATCCTGTCCGGTTCATTCGCATCCCAACAACCGGACAGGAAAGTCAAAAAAATCAACATAACAAGTATTCGTTTTTTCATTTTTTCATCCTTTTACTTCGTGTTTTATCCTTTGGATTTAACATGTTGGGAAGCTTCTTATATTGATTAGCAGATAAACGCAGTAACGATTTTTTTATCGTCTGCCAATTCAAATCCGCTGCAATATTTATGTAGGGAACCCCAAATATTCGGATATTTGCTAAATAAAGCACCGTGAAATAGAGTGACAAAAAGAATCCGAACAATCCGAAAAAAGAGGTTAAGAGAATGAAACAGATCCGCAATATACTTACAGACATTACGAGTGACTGATTGACTAACGTAAATGTCGCGATTGTGGAAGTGGCGATCACGACAACCATGGCTGGACTTGTAATTCCCGCTCGAATGGCTGCATCCCCAACAATTAGCCCGCCAACAACACCAATTGTTCCCCCAAGCGAGGATGGGAGACGCAAGCCAGCTTCACGAAATAATTCGAACATCAGCAGCATGAGCAGCATTTCAATTGTCGATGGGAAGGGTAGACCGGTATTCACCACTACCACTGTCGCTAATAATTGAAGCGGCAATTGATTTTGGTGAAACGTTGTTAAGGCAAGCCAAAACGCCGGTAGCATTATACCGACGGACATTCCGAAAACACGCATTAACCGAACCAATGAACTAAAAATGATTGGATTCTCATTATCTTCACTCGTTTTGAGCAGGAGGAAGAAATTTACTGGCGTAATCACACCATGGGCTACCCCATCTACAAAAAAAAGAAAACGTCCGTTTATGAGGGATTGAATAGCATGATCTGGGCGTCCTGTATAGTTGATTCTTGGAAAAAGCTTTTTATTAATATTCATACTTTCCATCAGTATTTCACCGCTAAAAACAATATCTGTATCTACTCTTTCCAACTTCTCTTTTATACTGGCCAGAGTTTCTGTACTGGCAATATCGTCAAAATAAAGAAGAGCGACCGTCGTTTTTGATCGTTTTCCCAATTCAAACTTTTCAACGCATAATGAGTTGGTAGGCAATCGCTTTCGGATTAATGCGATATTGACAGACACATCTTCAATAAAGTTATCCCTTGGTCCCTTTACGGGTACTTCTAAACTTGTCTCCTCAGGATTCCGATTCGGTTTTTTAGCGATATTACTTGAAAAAAGAAGACCACTATTTTCAAAGTATAGAAGCAAATGGCCAGTATAGACGAGTGAAAGGAGATCCTCTTTTTCTTCTACCTTTTTCAAACCGGGAATGCGTAATTGCGCCATGATTGCATTTTCAATTGAGCGACTTTTTAAATCATCAAACATAAGTTGGACACGAGGAATAATGACTTCGTTCAATTGCCGCTGGTCTACCATCGCATCACATGTAATGAACATGACATGATGTCGATTGAACGTATACGATTGAAATTGAACATCCGCTGATTTTTTAAATAACTGCTTTAGAGAATGGGTGTCGACCTTCAATTTATCGGCCCTCATTTTCTTCACCATTTTCGTATTGATTTTAAGTTTAGAACTTTTTAGATGTTTTTCTTTGTAAAAAAGAAATTAAAAGCAAAAAAATGGATAGTAAGAATAGGAAGAAAAAGCTGCTTATCAATAATAGGTGCCCTTTAATATTATGGAATCTATTGTCACTTAACAGGAACAAGGAAAGGGTCATTAAGAAGAATATAGGGGCTAACATTTTCCAAATACGCTTTTTGTTTCCCGTTATCTTCAGTAAATCCGCCGCAATGAATAAAATGAGCCCAACTCTAATTAATGCGCCTGTCAACCACTGGTAAATCGAAAGGAAATCAAAATGCTCAATGAACTCCCCGATTGACCCCAGTCCCCATTCTTCATAAGCCGGGTATCTTTGCTTAGCAGCTTCAATTGGACCGAACTCTGTTATGGCTCCAATAGTAGGACCTATCGTCAATCCCACTAAAATGAATAGCATGATTACAAAATGATGCCAACGAAATCGTTCCTTGATATTATGTTGAATAAATAGAAGGAGCGTAAGCTCAATAAATCCGGACGCCGGAAAAAGTGCTGCTTTAAGCGCTGGTTGCGCGCCATGTTCAAAAAATGGACGCAGCAACGCGTAATCTTTGATTTGCATATTTGTAAAAGCTATAAAAAAGCCAAGGACCGTAACCCAAAAGAGAACGAGTACATTTACCATCGCAATGGTTTGTATGTTTGTTGAGACAAGTAGGATGCAAAGAACGGTGTATATAAG
This genomic window contains:
- a CDS encoding DUF2306 domain-containing protein; protein product: MEPLFQLSRWAHIAAGFIALFVFWIPLVVKKGGPAHRVSGWIYVWAMVVVSISSFYMGIYRIGFDPQKSGESIAFAWFLIFIAILSGATAWYGIRVLKYKSRVVSHRHPLDLLFPSLLLLAGIGISIYGFIIDFPLLAYFPLLGLFLGGTHLLYWLRKPKLNQHWLMEHITGMMSCCIATITAFTVFGAPRLLHIESTGILLWILPSIIIVPLLIGFTNYYRKKCNPTPEK
- a CDS encoding Ger(x)C family spore germination protein, producing MKKRILVMLIFLTFLSGCWDANEPDRMFYINGIGVDFKDGKYEVYAQFIHFSNVAKSEQPLTQIAQAEVGHARGHTMDEAIFQLYHSADQRVYWGHFSYLVVSEEAMRKGKLSSVLDSFIRYKETRYQIWVYTTKDPVQDILVVNPILNKAITLSKLGDPENSYEQESFIEPINIRKLIIALDEPGHEAMIPLISVEENFRSIEKPIQQTALSGVGIVTPNSFKGFIESDKARGLQWMNNNTKRGQVTFKLDGENYLTMVIDKVGVNVEPIVSKGKVEFVIDVDLDATVSTIGENVTNARIKSEIEAKVEKEIKSTYKEALKQDIDIYRLSEQLYRKDVNTWKKHQKDGKLALSEESIRNLNINVKKLKSDRKSYQKTIEKL
- a CDS encoding spore germination protein, producing MRADKLKVDTHSLKQLFKKSADVQFQSYTFNRHHVMFITCDAMVDQRQLNEVIIPRVQLMFDDLKSRSIENAIMAQLRIPGLKKVEEKEDLLSLVYTGHLLLYFENSGLLFSSNIAKKPNRNPEETSLEVPVKGPRDNFIEDVSVNIALIRKRLPTNSLCVEKFELGKRSKTTVALLYFDDIASTETLASIKEKLERVDTDIVFSGEILMESMNINKKLFPRINYTGRPDHAIQSLINGRFLFFVDGVAHGVITPVNFFLLLKTSEDNENPIIFSSLVRLMRVFGMSVGIMLPAFWLALTTFHQNQLPLQLLATVVVVNTGLPFPSTIEMLLMLLMFELFREAGLRLPSSLGGTIGVVGGLIVGDAAIRAGITSPAMVVVIATSTIATFTLVNQSLVMSVSILRICFILLTSFFGLFGFFLSLYFTVLYLANIRIFGVPYINIAADLNWQTIKKSLLRLSANQYKKLPNMLNPKDKTRSKRMKK
- a CDS encoding GerAB/ArcD/ProY family transporter gives rise to the protein MVNKGSISVLHVVFLSMTMIGLKNHVTIIPSLLQGAGRDAWISILLAAMAVLPLIFLLLYIHKKSNQQPLTDWLNIKIGKVASTIFCYVTAIFLLILAAFTMAEAIQWVVSTFLPTTPIFPLLLIYTVLCILLVSTNIQTIAMVNVLVLFWVTVLGFFIAFTNMQIKDYALLRPFFEHGAQPALKAALFPASGFIELTLLLFIQHNIKERFRWHHFVIMLFILVGLTIGPTIGAITEFGPIEAAKQRYPAYEEWGLGSIGEFIEHFDFLSIYQWLTGALIRVGLILFIAADLLKITGNKKRIWKMLAPIFFLMTLSLFLLSDNRFHNIKGHLLLISSFFFLFLLSIFLLLISFLQRKTSKKF